From Anaerohalosphaera lusitana, one genomic window encodes:
- a CDS encoding ThuA domain-containing protein, which yields MAQFRSTTKQRHSTAKFTTALGLILMIAASIHLAGRSHANQPDDNPAAHILIYTRNGKGFVHKNIDASVACLENICKTNNWTTHATDDAAVFDTDLSRFDVIVFSNTNNQAFTTDDQRSAFQTYIRQGGAFVGIHSACGSERSWPWFWANVGGKFKRHPPFQPFDIKVIDSDNPATETLPAVWKWEDECYYLDNLNPDIHVLLAADMTTVKDSKKDEYPGKVFGNYFPLAWCHQFDGGRQFYTALGHDPKHYKDKNFINHLTGGIKWALDEEAVADNN from the coding sequence ATGGCACAATTTCGCAGCACCACAAAACAACGTCACTCAACAGCAAAATTCACCACGGCCCTCGGACTGATCCTCATGATCGCCGCTTCGATCCACCTCGCCGGTCGATCGCACGCAAACCAGCCCGACGACAACCCCGCCGCACACATCCTCATCTACACCCGCAACGGCAAAGGCTTCGTCCACAAGAACATCGACGCAAGCGTCGCATGCCTCGAAAATATCTGCAAAACCAATAACTGGACCACCCACGCCACCGACGACGCAGCCGTTTTCGACACCGACCTCAGTCGCTTCGACGTCATAGTCTTCTCCAACACCAACAACCAGGCCTTCACAACCGACGACCAGCGAAGCGCATTCCAAACCTACATCCGGCAGGGCGGTGCATTCGTAGGCATCCATTCCGCCTGCGGCTCAGAACGCTCCTGGCCCTGGTTCTGGGCAAACGTCGGCGGAAAGTTCAAAAGACACCCACCGTTCCAGCCCTTCGACATCAAGGTGATCGACTCCGACAACCCCGCAACCGAAACCCTCCCCGCCGTCTGGAAGTGGGAAGACGAATGCTACTACCTCGACAACCTCAATCCCGACATCCACGTCCTCCTCGCCGCCGACATGACAACCGTAAAAGACAGCAAAAAAGACGAATACCCCGGCAAAGTCTTCGGCAACTACTTCCCCCTCGCATGGTGCCACCAGTTCGACGGCGGCAGACAATTCTACACCGCCCTCGGCCACGACCCCAAACACTACAAAGACAAAAACTTCATAAACCACCTGACCGGCGGGATCAAGTGGGCCCTGGATGAAGAGGCTGTCGCTGATAATAACTGA
- a CDS encoding Gfo/Idh/MocA family protein, translating into MRRRDFCKAAVSVPFFLSSSVLGNDAPSNRLNMASIGTGRMGRGDMKSCLYNGLKRNIRIVAVCDVDRSRALAAKKAVEDIYTKQLGQGNFTEVQAYTDYRKLLARKDIDGVTISTPDHSHALIAVAAAKAGKDIYLQKPLTYTIAEGRKLVKAVRSNNVILQTGSQQRSSVYFRKSCELVRNGRIGKLRKIEVVIPTDHGTADASPMPVPANLDYDMWLGPAPKVPYTDHRVHPQNGFSRPGWLQIGQYCHGMITGWGAHMYDIAQWAMGTDKDSGPVKVKAQAEYPDRGLFDVHTAFTADAEYANGVKLTSHNGSPGVKFIGTDGWIWVERGSFKAHDMNIFREKLSDTDVKLPVSNNHMGNFLDCMRSRKDPLAPVEVGHRSNTVCVIHHIAMKLGRPLQWDPKTERFVNDDQANAMLDYEHRQPWTV; encoded by the coding sequence ATGCGAAGACGTGATTTCTGCAAGGCAGCAGTTTCTGTTCCGTTTTTTCTCTCGTCCAGCGTGCTCGGCAACGACGCCCCCAGCAATCGCCTTAACATGGCATCCATCGGCACCGGCCGAATGGGCCGAGGCGACATGAAAAGCTGCCTCTATAACGGCCTAAAGCGAAACATACGAATCGTCGCAGTTTGCGATGTCGACCGCAGCAGGGCCCTCGCCGCCAAAAAAGCCGTAGAAGACATCTACACCAAACAGCTCGGTCAGGGCAATTTCACCGAAGTACAGGCATACACCGACTATCGAAAATTACTCGCCCGCAAAGACATCGACGGCGTCACCATCTCCACCCCCGACCACTCACACGCTCTGATCGCCGTCGCCGCCGCCAAAGCTGGCAAGGACATCTACCTCCAAAAGCCCCTCACCTACACCATCGCCGAGGGCCGAAAGCTCGTCAAAGCTGTTCGCAGCAACAACGTCATACTCCAGACCGGCTCCCAGCAGCGATCCAGCGTCTACTTCCGCAAGTCCTGCGAACTGGTCCGCAACGGACGCATCGGCAAGCTCCGGAAGATCGAAGTCGTCATACCAACCGACCACGGCACAGCCGACGCATCACCCATGCCCGTCCCGGCCAACCTCGATTACGACATGTGGCTCGGCCCCGCCCCCAAAGTCCCGTACACCGACCATCGCGTACACCCGCAGAACGGTTTCAGCCGCCCCGGCTGGCTCCAGATAGGCCAGTACTGTCACGGAATGATCACCGGCTGGGGCGCTCACATGTACGACATAGCTCAATGGGCAATGGGCACCGACAAGGACTCCGGCCCCGTCAAGGTAAAGGCCCAGGCCGAATACCCCGACCGCGGACTCTTCGACGTTCACACCGCCTTCACCGCCGATGCAGAATACGCCAACGGAGTCAAGCTCACCTCACACAACGGCAGCCCCGGCGTCAAGTTCATCGGCACCGACGGTTGGATCTGGGTCGAACGCGGCTCATTCAAGGCCCACGACATGAACATCTTCCGCGAAAAATTGAGCGATACCGACGTCAAGCTCCCCGTCAGCAACAACCACATGGGCAACTTCCTCGACTGCATGCGATCCCGCAAGGACCCCCTCGCCCCCGTAGAGGTCGGCCACAGGTCGAACACCGTCTGCGTGATCCACCACATCGCAATGAAGCTCGGCCGTCCTCTGCAGTGGGACCCCAAAACCGAACGTTTCGTCAATGACGACCAGGCAAACGCAATGCTCGACTACGAACACCGCCAACCCTGGACCGTCTGA
- a CDS encoding MFS transporter, translating into MRMKTVPILLTFFAMGVADAMGPMSDAVKENYELSNVMATLLSFFVFIAFAVFSVPGGLLAARIGKKKLLLLGLGLNVVAMAVPCFIVPNFALLLACIFALGVGTTFLQVAGNPIMHDVSAEGNYGRNLSFAQGFKGIGSTASTYLVTAIAGIALFSSMGWRGVFPFFALLMAGAFIWVACIKVKETQPDTPPNIGSSLSLLKKPVFALAVLGIFLYVGSEVCMARFLKPLLENMGLSADKATSFGPGFFFLLLTIGRLIGGAVLNFMTSRTFFRVSAAMGLAGAIILTTGVSSIAVVGVALAGFGFANIWPMLFSITVEKDPERGSELSGLMCMAISGGALIPLLMGKFVDLDWGPRAFIVPVVCFVYLTILSLQNDKPKQAEMVEEAVPSP; encoded by the coding sequence ATGCGAATGAAGACAGTGCCAATACTTCTGACGTTCTTCGCCATGGGTGTCGCCGACGCAATGGGCCCCATGTCAGACGCAGTAAAAGAGAACTATGAACTTAGCAACGTGATGGCAACGCTGCTGTCATTTTTCGTATTTATCGCTTTCGCGGTATTCAGCGTCCCCGGCGGACTGCTTGCTGCCCGCATAGGCAAAAAGAAGCTGCTGCTTCTCGGTCTGGGCCTCAACGTCGTCGCAATGGCTGTTCCCTGTTTCATCGTTCCGAACTTCGCGCTGCTTCTGGCGTGCATCTTCGCACTCGGCGTAGGTACCACGTTCCTGCAGGTCGCGGGCAACCCCATCATGCACGACGTAAGTGCCGAGGGCAACTACGGCCGAAACCTCAGCTTCGCACAGGGCTTCAAGGGCATCGGCAGCACGGCTTCTACCTACCTGGTGACCGCTATCGCCGGCATTGCTTTGTTCAGCTCTATGGGTTGGCGCGGTGTTTTCCCGTTTTTCGCACTGCTTATGGCAGGTGCGTTCATCTGGGTGGCCTGCATCAAAGTAAAAGAGACTCAGCCCGACACGCCCCCGAACATTGGCTCCAGCCTTTCGCTTCTTAAAAAACCGGTCTTTGCACTGGCTGTACTCGGCATATTCCTCTACGTAGGCTCCGAGGTGTGCATGGCAAGGTTCCTCAAGCCTCTGCTCGAAAATATGGGCCTCTCCGCTGACAAAGCAACCAGCTTCGGACCCGGCTTCTTCTTCCTATTGCTCACCATCGGTCGTCTCATAGGTGGCGCAGTTCTCAATTTCATGACTTCCCGAACATTCTTCCGCGTCTCCGCTGCAATGGGCCTGGCAGGCGCGATCATCCTGACCACGGGCGTTTCCTCCATTGCTGTCGTTGGTGTTGCTCTCGCGGGCTTCGGCTTTGCCAACATCTGGCCCATGCTCTTTTCGATCACCGTCGAGAAGGATCCCGAACGCGGCAGCGAACTCAGCGGCCTTATGTGCATGGCCATCTCAGGCGGTGCACTGATACCGCTTCTGATGGGTAAGTTCGTCGATCTCGACTGGGGCCCCAGAGCCTTTATCGTCCCAGTCGTCTGCTTTGTCTACCTGACGATACTGTCATTGCAGAACGACAAGCCAAAACAAGCAGAAATGGTCGAAGAAGCCGTACCAAGTCCATAA
- a CDS encoding PmoA family protein, with the protein MNIKRFTANRSLLLTCIIAAASSAASPAPRTSGTFAVQKNAETITLSHDSSNILTYHHATHPVPDHVDPLYRRSAFIHPLYSPTGRVLTRIQPPDHYHHYGIWNPWTKTRIAGRQVDFWNLGKGQGTVRFNRIESTTSDPNRCGFTVRHDHVQLKGPHAPRTAIDETWTVRASATTIHARKAWVVDLTSTLKNVLDVPITLDQYRYGGGLGFRATEQWQKDNTTVLTSKGKTRTDADGTRARWCSITGSFDDPQQTSGILFLSHPDNRRHPEPMRVWPENSVGGRGDMFFEFCPIRHKEWILEPGKEYTLKYRMIVYDGKIDTQTAEALWHNFAAPQNNVTQQQNSPRPSD; encoded by the coding sequence ATGAACATCAAGCGTTTCACGGCAAACCGGAGCCTTCTGCTGACTTGCATCATCGCTGCCGCCTCCTCCGCAGCATCCCCCGCACCGCGCACATCCGGCACCTTCGCCGTCCAGAAAAACGCCGAAACCATCACGCTCTCCCACGACAGCAGCAACATCCTCACCTACCACCACGCTACGCACCCCGTACCCGACCACGTCGACCCCCTCTATCGCCGCAGCGCCTTCATCCACCCGCTCTATTCCCCCACCGGCCGCGTCCTCACCCGCATCCAGCCGCCCGACCACTACCACCACTACGGCATCTGGAACCCCTGGACCAAAACCCGCATCGCCGGCCGGCAAGTCGACTTCTGGAACCTCGGCAAGGGCCAGGGAACCGTCCGCTTTAACCGCATCGAATCCACAACCTCCGACCCCAACCGCTGCGGCTTCACCGTCCGCCACGACCACGTCCAGCTCAAGGGCCCACACGCACCCCGCACCGCCATCGACGAAACATGGACCGTCCGCGCCTCAGCCACAACCATCCACGCCCGCAAAGCATGGGTCGTCGACCTGACCTCCACCCTCAAAAACGTCCTTGACGTACCCATCACCCTCGACCAGTACCGCTACGGCGGCGGACTCGGCTTCCGCGCCACCGAACAGTGGCAAAAAGACAACACCACCGTCCTCACCTCAAAAGGCAAAACCCGCACCGACGCCGACGGCACCCGTGCCCGCTGGTGCAGCATCACCGGCAGCTTCGACGACCCCCAGCAAACCAGCGGCATCCTATTCCTCAGCCACCCCGACAACCGCCGGCACCCCGAACCCATGCGTGTCTGGCCCGAAAACTCAGTCGGCGGCAGGGGCGATATGTTCTTCGAGTTCTGCCCCATCCGCCACAAAGAATGGATCCTCGAACCCGGCAAAGAATACACACTAAAATACCGAATGATAGTTTACGACGGCAAAATCGATACCCAAACAGCGGAGGCATTATGGCACAATTTCGCAGCACCACAAAACAACGTCACTCAACAGCAAAATTCACCACGGCCCTCGGACTGA
- a CDS encoding ROK family protein codes for MTKTDDQRIVLTLDAGGTNFVFSAMQANKEIATPVRLPANAHDLDKSLESMVAGFSQVIDQLDTRPAAISFAFPGPADYPRGIIVAPPNLKVYHGVALGPFLEDKFDMPVYINNDGDLFVYGEAIAGFLPKVNKMLEDAGSPKRFNKLFGITLGTGFGGGIVADGELYIGDNSTAGEIWITRSKRHPKCFAEEGVSIRAVKGTYARITGIDPADAPEPRDIYEIGTGKHDGNKDAALQAFAELGECVGDALANAISLLDCPIVIGGGLSAAYPLFIDSVLKEMNGTIDSLAGDKLPRMVQKSFDLEDPEDKKRFMQGDIKEVQVPGTQKTIKYDPMKRLGLGRAVLDTSQAISIGAYAFALSQLDQ; via the coding sequence ATGACTAAGACAGACGATCAACGCATTGTACTGACACTCGACGCAGGCGGAACAAACTTCGTATTCTCAGCCATGCAGGCCAACAAAGAGATCGCAACTCCCGTCCGCCTGCCCGCCAACGCCCACGATCTCGACAAAAGTCTCGAGTCTATGGTCGCCGGCTTTTCGCAGGTGATCGACCAGCTCGACACCAGACCGGCAGCCATCAGCTTCGCCTTCCCGGGCCCCGCTGACTATCCCAGGGGCATCATAGTAGCGCCGCCGAACCTCAAGGTCTACCACGGCGTCGCACTCGGCCCGTTCCTTGAGGACAAATTCGACATGCCCGTCTACATCAACAACGACGGCGACCTGTTCGTATACGGCGAAGCGATCGCCGGCTTCCTGCCCAAGGTTAACAAAATGCTCGAAGATGCAGGCTCGCCCAAGCGTTTCAACAAGCTGTTCGGCATCACGCTCGGCACCGGCTTCGGCGGCGGCATTGTCGCCGACGGAGAGCTCTACATCGGCGACAACTCCACCGCGGGCGAGATCTGGATCACTCGCAGCAAACGCCACCCCAAATGCTTCGCCGAAGAGGGCGTCAGCATCCGCGCCGTAAAAGGCACCTACGCCCGCATCACCGGTATCGACCCTGCAGACGCACCCGAACCCAGGGACATCTACGAAATCGGCACCGGCAAGCATGACGGCAACAAGGATGCGGCACTGCAGGCGTTTGCCGAACTCGGCGAATGCGTCGGCGATGCCCTCGCAAACGCAATCTCCCTGCTCGACTGTCCGATCGTCATCGGCGGCGGCCTCTCTGCCGCATACCCGCTGTTCATCGATTCGGTACTCAAAGAAATGAACGGAACTATCGATAGTCTCGCTGGCGACAAACTCCCTCGCATGGTCCAGAAGTCGTTCGACCTCGAGGACCCCGAAGACAAAAAGCGCTTCATGCAGGGCGACATCAAAGAGGTCCAGGTCCCCGGCACCCAGAAAACCATCAAGTACGACCCCATGAAACGCCTCGGCCTCGGCAGAGCCGTCCTTGACACCAGCCAGGCCATCTCCATCGGCGCCTACGCCTTCGCCCTAAGCCAACTGGACCAGTAA
- a CDS encoding Gfo/Idh/MocA family protein: MKRRDFLKSGLLATGTMVYAPNIVSSAVFAKTTPNDKINIGQIGFGRIARSHDLPETMKHDMCRVVAVADVDMDRALDGKKWIEDYYSKKTGKDNYVNVKAYQDYREMLADESIDAVIISTPDHWHAQPAMEAALAGKDIYLQKPAALTIKEGRQMSDVLNKTGRIFQMGSQQRSVNPWPQFKWVCELVRNGAIGNVKHVKVGLGTDPAGDFWPRMEIPKNLNYDMWLGSTPRIFYTEKRVHPQKGYGRPGWLRVRQFGAGMITGWGAHHIDTAHWGMGTEHTGPIEIEGTGEFPQKGLWNVHGDFDTYSKYANGVTMHVSSKHPNGVRFEGENGWIFVSRGNAKVTASDPVSGDPNNKAMQVSDPDILQHKIGPNDVHLYESPEQHLNWLNSIRSRKETVAPAEVGHRSCSACLLNHIAMQLPGKLQWDPHREQFIDNDEANHRLARDQRYPYGTNYVKI; this comes from the coding sequence ATGAAGCGCAGAGATTTTTTAAAGAGCGGTTTGCTGGCAACTGGCACAATGGTATATGCGCCAAACATAGTTTCTTCTGCCGTTTTCGCCAAAACTACCCCAAACGACAAAATAAACATTGGTCAAATTGGTTTCGGCCGGATCGCAAGAAGCCACGATCTCCCTGAGACCATGAAGCACGATATGTGCAGAGTTGTCGCTGTAGCTGACGTCGACATGGACCGTGCACTGGACGGCAAAAAATGGATCGAGGACTACTACAGCAAGAAGACGGGCAAGGACAATTATGTAAACGTCAAGGCCTATCAGGATTACCGCGAAATGTTGGCTGATGAAAGCATCGATGCAGTCATCATTTCCACGCCCGACCACTGGCACGCTCAGCCCGCCATGGAAGCGGCTCTGGCAGGCAAGGACATCTACCTGCAAAAGCCCGCAGCGCTTACGATCAAAGAAGGCAGGCAGATGAGCGACGTGCTCAATAAGACCGGACGCATTTTCCAGATGGGAAGCCAGCAGCGGTCCGTAAACCCCTGGCCGCAGTTTAAGTGGGTTTGCGAATTGGTTCGCAACGGCGCTATCGGCAATGTCAAACACGTAAAGGTTGGTCTGGGCACGGACCCGGCAGGCGATTTCTGGCCCAGAATGGAAATACCGAAAAATCTGAACTATGACATGTGGCTGGGATCCACGCCTCGCATCTTTTACACCGAAAAACGTGTCCACCCTCAAAAGGGCTACGGCCGCCCAGGCTGGCTCCGCGTGCGTCAGTTCGGCGCTGGCATGATCACCGGCTGGGGTGCACATCACATCGACACCGCCCACTGGGGCATGGGTACCGAACACACCGGCCCGATCGAAATAGAAGGCACAGGCGAATTCCCGCAGAAAGGCCTTTGGAATGTACACGGCGATTTTGATACCTATTCAAAGTACGCAAACGGCGTCACTATGCACGTCAGCAGCAAACACCCCAACGGCGTCAGATTCGAAGGTGAAAACGGATGGATTTTCGTTTCTCGCGGCAATGCAAAAGTAACTGCCAGCGATCCCGTCTCCGGTGACCCAAACAACAAAGCCATGCAGGTGAGCGACCCTGATATCCTGCAACACAAAATTGGCCCCAACGATGTTCATCTTTACGAAAGCCCCGAGCAGCACCTCAACTGGCTCAATAGCATCCGCAGCCGTAAAGAGACCGTTGCTCCTGCCGAAGTCGGCCACCGTTCCTGCAGTGCGTGCCTGCTCAATCATATCGCCATGCAGCTTCCCGGCAAACTGCAGTGGGACCCGCACCGTGAGCAGTTCATCGACAACGATGAAGCTAACCACCGCCTGGCCAGGGATCAACGCTATCCTTACGGCACAAACTATGTCAAAATCTAG
- a CDS encoding right-handed parallel beta-helix repeat-containing protein, whose product MKSKPAIVLVLFLALCLNGGCQDGSRVSHSVRSGDGLQAVLDSGNDLVLEKNTVYEIDETLVYKFDGQTIKTKDAESISDYATLRIKSPDLMLLLDGNHKDNIVLENVSLDGNRYRLSTVAKENVTGGGGQPPLVFFGGNGAEGQIVRNNVFMSTRTWSTLKVHEGAADILVEGNIFLGAGTGPRGNGREKREVPFAWGDAISCAAKNTIVRNNLIIDPTDVGIVFYGAPGSIAENNVIASVSRESLGAINLVDGFLYPLDDPNHFSYRNTTVRNNYIDAFGSRIHIAIPMGAGVWVPHLKDRILVGASVHGNTVAGGAAGYGYVVNGVEDFKVYGNKSTASYSGLADGLNARKRPDEPGPFLFDPDRIENCQLQEEFQPCQKHLLHLLRCNHGDTNDLGYRIYKYGEFEVKAVINAAYLEMLGREPTETEMTENIKWMQSTQTNADTLRRKLMAGDEFVEKFGRFLPDDLHPYRIELWLDIIDNIQKDSMKQKDSLPDAETIYRQAVLRLDRSKIGRSS is encoded by the coding sequence ATGAAAAGTAAACCAGCAATTGTTTTAGTATTGTTCTTAGCACTGTGCTTGAATGGCGGATGCCAGGACGGCTCTCGTGTTTCTCATTCTGTCCGATCTGGTGATGGTCTCCAGGCTGTTCTTGATAGCGGAAATGACCTCGTCCTTGAAAAAAACACTGTTTACGAAATTGATGAAACCTTAGTTTACAAGTTTGACGGACAAACGATAAAGACGAAAGACGCGGAATCCATTTCTGATTACGCCACGCTGCGGATCAAGTCTCCCGATCTGATGCTTCTTCTTGACGGCAACCACAAAGACAACATAGTCCTTGAAAATGTTTCCCTCGACGGTAACAGATACCGGCTCTCAACCGTTGCAAAAGAAAATGTCACCGGCGGCGGTGGACAGCCGCCGCTTGTGTTTTTCGGCGGCAATGGAGCCGAGGGACAAATCGTCAGAAACAACGTTTTCATGAGCACCCGCACCTGGTCAACTCTCAAAGTGCACGAAGGTGCCGCGGACATTCTGGTCGAAGGCAACATTTTTCTCGGCGCAGGAACCGGACCGAGAGGGAATGGAAGAGAAAAACGCGAAGTACCGTTCGCATGGGGCGATGCCATCTCCTGTGCCGCGAAGAACACGATCGTACGTAACAACTTGATCATCGATCCCACAGATGTCGGCATAGTTTTCTACGGAGCCCCCGGTTCGATCGCAGAGAACAACGTCATTGCATCCGTATCTCGCGAATCACTCGGCGCAATCAACCTCGTTGACGGTTTTCTGTATCCGCTCGATGACCCGAATCATTTCAGCTATCGAAACACGACAGTACGAAACAACTACATCGATGCATTCGGCTCCCGCATTCATATTGCGATCCCCATGGGAGCCGGCGTCTGGGTCCCGCACTTGAAAGACAGAATACTGGTAGGTGCCAGTGTCCACGGCAACACAGTCGCAGGCGGGGCCGCAGGCTACGGCTACGTTGTTAACGGTGTAGAAGACTTCAAAGTCTACGGCAATAAAAGCACCGCAAGCTACAGCGGCTTGGCCGATGGGCTTAACGCACGCAAACGCCCGGACGAACCGGGGCCATTCCTCTTTGATCCGGACCGGATAGAAAACTGCCAACTGCAGGAAGAGTTTCAACCCTGCCAAAAACATCTATTACACTTGCTCCGCTGCAACCATGGCGACACCAACGATCTCGGCTATCGCATCTACAAATATGGCGAGTTTGAAGTCAAGGCTGTCATAAACGCTGCATACCTGGAAATGCTCGGCAGGGAACCCACCGAGACCGAAATGACGGAAAATATCAAATGGATGCAGAGTACCCAGACCAACGCAGACACGCTTAGACGTAAACTGATGGCCGGCGACGAATTTGTTGAAAAGTTTGGACGCTTTCTACCTGATGATCTCCATCCCTACAGAATCGAGCTGTGGCTGGATATCATTGACAACATTCAAAAAGATAGTATGAAGCAAAAAGACTCACTGCCCGACGCTGAAACGATCTACCGGCAGGCCGTTTTGCGGCTTGATCGAAGTAAGATCGGTCGATCGAGCTGA
- a CDS encoding GH92 family glycosyl hydrolase, protein MTHNKATTIILVFLGIAMISGCGVHAKSQDVVQYVDPYIGTSGHGHTFLAATVPFGAIQPGPNGFNKGWDWCSGYHYSDSVLVGFSHTHLSGTGIGDLGDIMMMPFTGEIKTQPGSDADPDSGYASRFSHDNETARPSHYSVKLDDYDVKVDLTATERVAMHKYTFPADKTGHVIVDLQQGNTDHATKTYIRQIDDTTFGGYRFSTGWAKDQRVYFAMKFQNGPRSFTVYDGARKLKTNTTKSNKIKGVFTLDADSEPVLLKVAISPVSVKNALGNIRTEMPHWDFMRVVEQGREEWNRQLSCINIESGSDSVKRTFYTALYHTMIAPVLFNDSNGQYRGTDKKVYADPGFENYSIFSLWDTYRAQQPLLTITEPQRVDDMVKSMLAIYDQQGVLPVWHLLGNETWTMVGYHAVPVIVDAYMKGFDGFDPERAFEAIKTSAMHEREGVEFLKEMGYIPGDKENEAVAKALEYAIDDACIALMAEKLGKTEDAQYFRKRALAYAEYFDPTTKFMRGKMADGSWRKPFDPVASTHRKDDYCEGNAWQYTWLVPQHPEGLIDLFGSDQAFTEKLDRLWAVSSELSEGASSDISGLIGQYAHGNEPGHHISYLYAFAGQQYKTAEKVRRIMDTMYHDGPDGLCGNEDCGQMSAWYVFSALGFYPVHPAAGVYVLGSPALDEARIQIDGGETFTIRAENNSPENIYIQSASYNGKPYTKGYITHEMIVNGGTLVLQMGDTPNLAFASKPQNRSSSPLFNNSKQATAGHITAK, encoded by the coding sequence ATGACGCACAATAAAGCAACAACAATAATATTGGTTTTCCTGGGCATTGCAATGATATCCGGTTGCGGCGTTCACGCAAAGTCTCAGGATGTCGTTCAGTATGTCGATCCGTACATAGGTACTTCAGGACACGGCCACACATTCCTTGCCGCCACGGTCCCGTTCGGCGCAATCCAACCCGGGCCGAATGGTTTCAATAAAGGCTGGGACTGGTGCTCCGGCTATCATTATTCCGATTCCGTCCTGGTCGGTTTTTCTCACACGCACCTCAGCGGAACCGGCATCGGCGACCTCGGCGATATCATGATGATGCCCTTTACCGGCGAGATCAAAACCCAGCCCGGCAGCGACGCGGACCCCGATTCAGGATACGCATCCCGCTTCAGCCACGACAACGAAACCGCTCGGCCCTCGCACTACTCCGTCAAGCTTGACGACTACGACGTGAAGGTGGATCTCACAGCCACCGAACGGGTCGCCATGCACAAATATACCTTCCCAGCCGACAAGACCGGACACGTCATCGTCGATCTCCAGCAGGGAAACACCGACCACGCGACTAAAACATATATCAGGCAAATTGACGATACCACCTTCGGCGGATACCGCTTCTCCACAGGATGGGCAAAGGACCAGCGGGTCTATTTCGCAATGAAATTCCAGAACGGCCCCCGAAGCTTCACGGTTTATGATGGCGCTCGCAAGCTGAAAACCAATACCACGAAAAGCAACAAAATAAAGGGCGTATTCACTCTCGATGCCGACTCCGAACCGGTATTGCTCAAGGTCGCAATATCTCCGGTCAGTGTTAAAAACGCTCTTGGTAATATCCGCACCGAAATGCCTCATTGGGATTTTATGCGGGTTGTCGAACAGGGACGAGAAGAGTGGAACCGGCAGCTTAGTTGTATTAACATCGAAAGTGGCAGCGACAGCGTTAAACGCACGTTCTACACCGCACTCTACCACACGATGATCGCACCGGTCTTGTTCAACGACAGCAACGGCCAGTACCGCGGCACGGACAAGAAAGTTTATGCCGATCCCGGATTCGAAAACTACAGCATCTTTTCACTCTGGGACACATACCGTGCCCAGCAGCCGTTGCTGACGATTACCGAACCCCAGCGTGTAGACGACATGGTGAAGTCCATGCTGGCCATCTACGATCAGCAGGGCGTTCTGCCCGTCTGGCACTTGCTTGGCAACGAAACCTGGACCATGGTCGGCTACCATGCCGTTCCCGTCATCGTGGACGCCTACATGAAAGGCTTCGACGGATTTGATCCCGAACGCGCATTCGAAGCGATCAAAACTTCCGCAATGCACGAACGCGAAGGCGTGGAATTCCTCAAGGAAATGGGATACATACCCGGCGACAAAGAAAACGAGGCAGTCGCAAAGGCACTCGAATACGCCATTGACGACGCCTGCATAGCACTAATGGCCGAAAAGCTCGGCAAGACCGAGGATGCCCAATACTTCCGCAAACGCGCGCTTGCATACGCCGAATATTTCGATCCGACCACTAAGTTCATGCGGGGCAAAATGGCCGACGGCTCTTGGCGAAAACCCTTCGATCCGGTTGCTTCCACCCACCGCAAGGACGATTACTGCGAAGGCAACGCCTGGCAGTATACCTGGCTCGTCCCCCAGCATCCCGAAGGTCTGATAGACCTCTTCGGCAGCGACCAGGCTTTCACAGAAAAGCTGGATCGGCTGTGGGCTGTAAGTTCCGAGCTCAGCGAGGGAGCTTCCAGTGACATATCAGGCCTGATCGGTCAGTACGCACACGGCAACGAGCCCGGCCACCATATCTCGTATCTTTACGCTTTCGCCGGCCAGCAGTACAAGACCGCCGAAAAGGTCCGCCGCATCATGGATACCATGTACCATGACGGCCCAGACGGTCTCTGCGGCAATGAGGACTGCGGCCAGATGTCTGCATGGTATGTCTTCTCCGCCCTCGGCTTCTACCCCGTACATCCCGCTGCCGGCGTCTACGTACTCGGAAGCCCCGCCCTCGACGAGGCCCGTATCCAGATCGACGGCGGCGAAACCTTCACCATTCGTGCCGAAAACAACAGCCCCGAAAATATCTACATCCAGTCAGCTTCTTACAACGGCAAACCCTACACCAAAGGATACATCACTCATGAAATGATCGTAAACGGCGGAACGCTGGTGCTCCAGATGGGCGACACGCCAAACCTCGCCTTCGCTTCAAAGCCTCAGAATCGCTCCAGCTCACCCTTGTTTAATAACAGCAAACAGGCAACAGCAGGGCATATAACTGCCAAATAA